The Natronosalvus halobius genomic interval GAGACGCGATTCGCACTCCTCCAGGACATCCTCGGGCATCCGTCGGAACTGACGACGCTGAAGGAACTCGACTACGTCAACCCGAGCAAGAGCCAGACGACGATTCGTCAGCACCTCCAGCACCTCGTCGACGCCGGCATCGTCGAGGAAGTCCTCTTGTCGGAGGACCGTCGATAGAACGATCTCCCGTACAAGTTCTACGGGGTCAGTGAGAGTGGTCGGCAGTTCCTCGAGGAGCACAAGCTCCTCCGAGCGCAGGAACCCCTCCGAGAGATCTACGATCGAGTGGAGAAGACCGACGACATCAAACGATACGAGACCGCTCCGCGACCCGAGCGATAACTGCTTCTGTCTTTCACTTCGCATACGGGGTGCCCTCCGAATAACTGGTTCTCCGATTGGGGGTACTAGTTCGGCTACTCGTCTGAATTCACTGGAGATTTGTACTTTGACTTGATGCGATCTCCATCCCGCCACTGCCAGTAGTAGTAGCGGTTGTCGTTGATCTCCTTGATCGTGAGTGTCGCTTTCGAGGGGACGTCATCGGGAAGTTCGTCAGAGCGCTCGTTGAGCTCGTCTTCCTCGTCCGCTTCGGCAAGGCGGGCCTCGCGCTCGCGATACTCGGCGAGTTCATCGGCATAGCGGGCAACGCGCCGGAGTTGCTCGAGCGAGTAGTCGTTGAGTGTGTCGATGACGTTGGTGGGGAGATCCGCAGGGGGCGTCGGTGGCTCGTAGGACATGGGCCGATCTGTGTTAACCAACATAGACGCAAAGAGCATAGTTTTGTTGGTTAACTGGGGGAGACGGTGTCTTCAGCCCTCGGCGATCGTCTCGATTATCTCCTGGGCGGTCAAACTAATCCGCCCGAGTCGATCCTGGATCACCTCAGGGTCGTCGCCGTGCCAGGCAGCAAGATAGAACGCCGAGCCGCTCGTATCCAAGCCGCAATACCGACCAACGATGTACGCGACGGCCTCCGCTTCGACCTCGCGTTTCGACCGTTCGTCCTCATCGTCGACGTCGAAATGGAGCAACACGTGAGCGTACTCGTGAATCAACGTGACCGCGAGGTCGGCCTGGTTCGGACGGGCTTTCGCCGCCACGATCGGCGTGAAATCATGGATATCCCGTTGTTTACAGACGCCTTTCGCGTCGCCGTGCACCCACTCGTCAGCGTTGACGATGTGAACCGTCACGCCGAGATCATCCGCTGCCTCTCTGAGTACAGGCACGAGGTCCTCGGCGTCGCCCGTCACCTCCGTCTCTAGCTCGGGAAGGGCTTCGCCCTCGGTCTGCGAGATATCGAAGACAGCGGCCGGTTTGAATCCCACGACCCCTTTCGACCACTCCTCGGGTGGCCTCTCGTCGTAGTCACAGTCGCTGTCCTCGTGGTAGCTCGGCGAGTTCTCGCATGCTGGGCACTGCTTCGTGATGATCGGCGCCCAGATCCAGATCGCCTGTTCGCCCTCCTGGACGTGCCGGTCGAACTCGTTCCGCCAGGTGTTGAAGCCGGCGACCTTCGTCGCCTCGGGACACTGGAGGTTGATGAGCAGTGTGTTCCGATGGGAGTAATCGTGGAAACGACTCTGGACGTCGAGCCACTCCTGAAACTCATCACTGGCCTGCGCCGCATCAACGTCGTTAACGAGGTCGTCGATCCACTGTTCGATCGTACTGTGCATCTCGTCTTTTCGTGTGTCGGTCTCCTCGAAGGAGGCCGACGAATCACTGGTCGTAGCCATTGTGTACTCTGAATCGAGTTCACGGCGACTGCGTCGATTCAGGACGCGCCGCACCCCTCAGGGGCGTATAAAAACGTTGGAGAGTTCGAGCGAACAGCAATCGGTAGCAGCCTGGACGTACCGCTACTGGAGTCGTTGGAGGAGTAGGTACCCGAGTGCTCCGAGGACAAAGGCGATTCCGACGTTGGCCACCAGCCCGACGAGTCCGATTCCAATCGTAAGCGCCAGGTGATCGGTCTTGAGTCCTGCTCGTCCGAGTTCAACGGCGATCAGGGCGAGGACCACGCCGAGCATGGACAGGGGGAACGCGGCAACGATCCCGACAGCGATCACGGCGGCAATCGCATAGATCACCCCCAGAATGAGGTTCGACCCGGCGGTGCGTGCACCGAACGCATACTTTCCGGCCACGCCTCCGCTCCCGTGGCACATCGGCATCGCCCCGAGCGGGATTGCAACCAGGTTCATTACACCCATACTGGATGCGAGTTCGTCAGCTGAGACGTCTGCATCGTAGAAATCTGAGAGGAGCAGTGAGGTCGCGACGGCCGCGTTCCCAACCGTCATTGCAAGCTGGGCGATCGTCCCTTCTACAGCTGCGATCGAGAGTGCCTGTGTATTTGGAAGGTCGACTGCGACGGTCGGATATACCGGTGTTGGAAGGCCTGTCTGAGCAACGGTGATACCAACACCGACGCAGAGGACAACGAGTGCGCTCGCTCGGTGATACCCAGCGAGGATGACAATACCGGCGATAGCAACCGCGATGAGTGCGAACGGAACACTGTTGAGACTGAGTTGAATGCCTGTCTCGAGGAGGATAAGCGCGACCGCGACTTGGACACCGCGAATCACGGGCTGACCGATGTACTGGGTAATCCGGCCGAGCGTTCCGGTCCATCCGACGACGAGAAGAATACCTCCGGCGAGGAGGCCTGCGACCGCGAGCTCGCCTGCGGTAAGTGACCCAGCGATCACCAGCGCAGCGAGGGCCTTCATCGGTTCGACGGACATCGGTAACCCGTAGTAGAGTCCCCACACGACCTGGAATACCGCGAATCCCAGAAGGAGGTGGGTGAGCGAGAGGTCGGTCAGCGCACCGATAGCGACGACAATGGGAAAGACTGTAACCGAATCTCCTAACGCGCCAGTAAACTCACCGACTGAAAAATCGATGGCGGGTGTCTGTTCGTAATCGCTCGAATGAGCCACTATCTGGGGATGAGGGCTCTGAACTTATGAATTCATTCAGTAACGAGATTCGGTGACCAGTAATCTCTTCATAACTAGAATTGGTTACTTCCCCAGTTTGCCCACACCCGACGCTGATTCACTACTGCTCTTCTTCGCTGAGGTTGTCGAAGAATCGGGAAACCCGGCGTTTGAATTCTTCTAACTGTGCTCCGGTATCGGATGCATCGAGGTCCCAGACTTCACTCTCTCCCGACCAACCGTCTGGCTGGAACTGCTCGACCGAACAGCCCATCGTCACGACGTGCGTCGCGTCTTCGATGTCTGCGGGAGTGATCTCACGGGGCTTGCGATCACTGATGTCGATTCCTTCCTCCTGGAGGGCTTCAATAACGTCGTCGTGGACGGAGTCGGCGGGATCCACGCCGCCGGTGACAATCTCGATATCGAGCGCTCGGGTGTCTCGCTCGCGTTCTGCAAGTGCTGTCGCCATCTGACTCCGCCCAGCGTTTCCGACACAGACGAACGCGATTTTTGTCATCAGGTCTACTACGTCCTAGACGCATATGAACTCAGTTCCAGTGTTCACCTCCGCAACGCGAAACTCACTGGTTATCCTCCCACTGGCGCTCGCGCTCCCGTCGGGCAACGCGCTCGCACCGGCGGTTGTCTTCATTCAGATGCTCGTTGAACTGGTTAGAACGGTTATTCTCGCATGAGTCATCCCGGCCTGGTTGGTCTTGGAGTCGTCTGATCAGATCCTCGATTTCGACGTTGGACGGAGTAGTTGAGTCACTCCCAAGGCGTCAATTCTGAACGCAGATGTGGGTCACCGGAGTTCGTGTGTTTCCTCAGCGAAGCCGACCGTAACCAGGTACTCGAGGAACGCGTCAAACCGCTCGACGTCGCTGGGTGTGTCGGCCGCAAGGTGTCGCGCCCATTCGATGGCCCACCGGAAGGCGGGATCCGTTCCGCCCTTGCCATGGACGTACCACCACCGAGCAGCTTTCAGCACGACCAGCGGATTCGTCGGCGGATGCTGACCAGCAAGCCCACGGGTGATCGACTCGATTTCGTCGAGGACATCGGCGGGGTCGACGTCATCTGATTGGGCGTTCGCGATATCGACTGGAATGGCGTCAATTGAGACGTTGTTGGCACTCTGTTGTTGACTCACAGGAAGTCACCTCTGGGTGAGAACCTTCGATAGAGCTCTCGCTCTTTCCGGGGCACAAAAACAGCTACCGGAGAACCGACTCGCTGCTAACTTAGCGGCCGGTCGCAACTTATAGAATTATCTGAGTGTAAGGGGTGATGGCAAAAGCGACGGTGGTCGGGTTCTCAGTTGCGATGATAGGTACGACACTCTTGTCCGTCACGAGCGTGCTCCCAGTGTAGCCGGCTGTAGCCAATCCCTCGCCCGCTTCGATTGCATCGGGAAGACTTTCATTTGTACGAGTTCTGGAGAACGCTCAGTACCCATTCGAATGGCGATACACCTGCACAACACAGTCGAAATAATCTGTTTTAACGGTCTCTTTGACTCGTTGGACGAATCGTAGTTGGCTCTGTGTCGTCATCAATACCCTCCAGTGCGTGTGCACCGGCACTCATTGCCGGCGCAGCCAGACTACACCTAATCCTCAGAGAGGGTGTCGTGTGATACCGTCGATCCCGTCTTCAGTCACGCGAAGTAGCCACGTTGACGGGTTATTGTTTTCTTTTCTGTTATTGATCGGTGTTGGTGCTCCGGTAACAAGAACGGGCGTTTGGAATTCATCAAGTGTGCCCTGTTGGCCGACGTGCATATGTCCGGAAACGATGAGGTCAATGTCCACAGAGGTTTGTTTAACCGCCACTCGAAAATCTGCTCCTCTCTTTTGATACATGAGGTGGCCTTTTCCATTTTGAACAGGGTATGGAGTATCGTGGACGACCAATACGTTCGCGTTTGTTAGTACTGATTGAGCCGATGTTTTGAGCGGTTGGCCTGGGAAGTTATCGTAACTGTAGTCGATACCGAATAGTGTGACATCCATTTCCCCCACTGATTCTCCAACTGTGGAGAGGCGTTCAATTCCCGATACATCCTCAGTTGCACCATCAACCGTCCGACGGCTCGCCGGTTCGTCGTGATTCCCATAGATGTAGTAGAACGGTATGTTGAATTCTGACTTGAGATTGTTAATCACAAAGGATCGGTCTGATCCAATGGCAACGTGATCGAAAATGTCCCCGGCGTGAATAACGCCATCAGCGTCTAGGGTATTGGCTTGGTTCATCACAGCCCGGAAGCGATCACGAGCGTCAAGCTCTCGAGCACCCTTTGCTTTCTTGTCACGGCGACGATGCCGATAACCGACGTGGGTGTCCCCGACAATCAAGAGCCGTGTGGCGTTGTCACCGGGCGGTCCAAGTTCAGTCACCGTCAGATCCTTCGTACTGTCGAGCTGGTAATGTCGAGTTCCACCCTGTGACCAATATCTTCCACGGACATTTTCGAGCTCATACTGGTGGCCTTCCGTAAGTGAAAGGGAGAGAGAATGTGTGGACCATACCTTCAGCGAAATCGTGTGACCGGCTGCATCTTCGACTGTAACTTCAAAATCGAGTTTGTTGTTGCTGGAGGTCACTACCTCTCGAACAAGGACTGTGATGGGGTCTGAAAGCCGGTCGTTTCGAGGAAGGTCGTCGCGAGTGAACAGATAGTTAACAAGAAGGAAACAGAACGAGTATTTAATCGATACGAGATTGTTGCCTCCATGGCCGATTTGACCCTTTCGACAATACCTTCATTGCTATGGAGTGAGATTCCTCAATATTATCGGATGTACTCAGCAAAGATCTCGAGACGGGTGAATGTCCGCCTGAGAGAATCGAGGCACACAACACAATTCACATCTCGATCACTATTTCATTTCCGCTATCTGAATCAAACAATAAATCAAATGATGGATGCTTGAACAGCACCTCATCACAGGACTTGCATTTAGTGAACAGAGGTTGTTTTGCACTCCAGTAATCTGTCCGCTCAATTATTGCTTTCCCGAATTTTCCGAAATGCCCACCAGTGGTTTCGAAGTGATCAAATTCATGACTTCCGCACTCCGGGCATGGTTCGTGAGACAGAACCGGCACCTGGTCTGGCTGGCAGGAATTGACACGCCACAGGAAGCACACTCGCTCGCTGTTGCGTCTGAGTCGTCTGGATATCCCACGAGCGTCTCCGCGGTTCGATCTCTGGATGGCTCGCGCCGACTGTCTCTGGCGAGTTCCTCGTCGGGAATCTGCGTCGCCTCGTCAACCGGTCGGAGTTCCTCGAGGTCAGCGTAACGGTCGGTCATGGGGACGTCTACCAGCACGTTCCTTCGTCTTCACTTTTAAACATCAACCCCGACCTGTACAGACTGAAGGTTTTAGATCAGCCGCTTCAGAGTGCCAATTCAGCCAGTGTGTCTTGATGCGACCGGATGGTCGGAGTAGTGACGTTCGCAGCCTCCGCGACTTCCGTCTGCGTCAGCCAACGCCCTTCTTCGTGCCCAGCTTTGTAGAGACAGGCCGCTGCAAATCCTGATGGCCGGACGCCCGTTGTAGCACTTGTTGATTCAGCTTCTTCGGCCAACCGTCGAGCTCGCTGACGAATGGCGTCAGAGACATCGAGTTCCGACGCGATACTGGGGATGAACTCGCTTGGACGAACGGGCTGGGCCGGGAGGCCGAGTTCTCTGTTCACCGTCTTGTAGGCACTTTTGACTCTCGACTGCTCGACCCGTGCCGCATCGACGATACCCTCGAGCGTTCGTGAGAGACCGTTACAGCGACAGGCACCGTAGACGCTTGCTGCCGCCATTGCCTCGATTGATCGGCCTCGAAGCAGGTCTTCAGTTTGAGCACTCCGGAACAGCTGACACGCCTGGTCGCGAACCGATTCTGTGAACTCGAGAGCGCTCGCGATTCTTCGGATTTCACCCAGGCCCTGTGCGAGATTTCGCTCGGCTTTCGACTGGAACCGCCCACGAGATTGCTCACGCCGCATTCGGGCTAGCCGCTGGCGTTTTTGTTTGGAGAGCTCGTTTCCGTTTGCATCGATCCTGCGACCGATCTCCGTCGACAGTCCGCGGTCATGACGTGCCGCAGTCAGTGGAGCCCCTGTTCGTTTTCGCTGGTCCTGATCGTGAGGTCTCCATTCCGGACCGTGATCGATCCGTTGCTCATCAATGACGAGCCCACAGTCCTCACAGATAGTTTCGATAGCGTTTGTGGTGACCCAACCGTTGCACTCGGGGCATTGGTTCGATTCAGTCTCAGTCTGGACGTCTTCGTCGAACGTCGTTTCATAAATCTCTCTAGTTGCCATGGTGCTCACGAGGGGGCGATGCGTTGCTCGGGATGCCCCTCAGCCACTCAGGGGCAAACAAACACCGCACGATACGGCGACGTTACGGACCTATAGGGTGGGCGAAAGCCCGGCAGCGAAACGGCCATTGGCCGTGAGCGGCCCGGAACGTGGAGGTGGTGGGAGGTGGCGGTGACTGCGTACACATCAGCAAAAAAGGGGCGTCGCCCCGGCTATTCCCATCACCGACTGCACTCATCAGGTCGTTCCCACCGACTACGGCTTCGGCCAACCGCCGACCGGTCGCCGCTCGCGACCAGCCATCCGGCTTCTCCGCCAACCGCATCGACATCCGCTCTCGATTTCAAGAGCGAGTGACTATTTCTACTTTAGTCCTCAACCGGAACTTCGACCTCGAGTTCGACGAGTAACCCGTCCTGTGCGAGCTGCTGTGGTCCAAGGAGCGTGAGACATGGATACGGTGGATCGGCAAATACGTCGTTCCACACCTCGAAGAACGCGTCCCGATTCGTTTGTAGCTTGACGACGTGTGCAGTCACTTTCGTCACGTCATTCAACGATCGATCGATGTCTTCGAGGAGTATCTCGACATTTTCGAACGCTTTGAGCGTCTGGCTTGTAATATCTTCCCCCGCGAGTTCGAATTCTTCGTTCCAACCGACTTGTCCCGACATAAAGAAGGTACCGTCTACGACGATGCCATGACTGTAGCCGATGCTCGAGGCGTCGATAAGCCCGTCTGGAGCGATCTGTTTCCGTGCCATGACATGGCAGTCAGTGTGGAACTCGAAGTAGATGGCGGTCGATGTACCGTCGATCGTTTCGGAAACGTAGGGAACGTCGGCGGCAGCGCTCGCGGGCGTGACGTACTTCGTTTTGGTGCCGCGATCGATCACCAGGGCCCCGTCGGTCTCCAGTCGCGAGTCCGGATAGATGAGAGAAGGGTCCGAGGTGGGTGCCTCTGGCTTGTCTGGGAAGGTTGGACCCGTTTCAGTCTTTTCCTGTTGAGATACTGAATAGACCGGTTCCCTCCATATTTCGCGTTCGAGAGCGTCCTCGTGACCCTCTTTGGACTATTCGAGACGGCCGTGAAGCGGCTCATCTAGTTTGTGAACGTCGAATCTATGCCATCGGTGTCGCCGAAGAACAGGAGAAGACCGCTGGCCATCAGTGAGTTTCACAAAATAACTGCACGGTCAGCGTTGAGATGGCGGATAGGTAATGAGATGACTCGGTAGCTTTGTCGAACGGACTCCACTAAGGTTATAGAATGTCTCCAATGTACTGGTCTTCCCACTGTCCCCGATCTTCGATCTCACGACGTCCGCGGCGCGTCACGGAATAGACGTTCGTCCGACGATCGGCCTCACCTTTCTCGATCAACCCCTTGTCGACGAGAGTGTCAAGGTTCGGATAGAGACGGCCATGGTGGATTTCTTTCTCGTAGTAGTTCTCGAGTTCGTCTTTGATCGCGAGTCCATGCGGTTCGTCTAGTCCGGCGGCCACATACAAGAGATCACGCTGGAATCCAGTCAGGTCGTACATTGTCGATACTTTGTAAGAAACCCAATTAAAGGCATGGGATGCTGAACGTATTTGCCAATGACAGGCTTAGCGAAAGCCCGGGAGCATGGTTCGAAAATCAGAGATTTTCGTCATCACGAAAGAGCGAAGCTCTTTCGAACGAAAACGGCGCCTTGAGCGCCGTGATCAGCCCGGAACGTGGAGGAGGTGGGAGGTGGCGGTGATTGCTACACATCAGCAAAAAAGGGGCGCTACCCCGGCTATTCCCACCACCGACCGCGCTCTGGGAACATAACGGTGCTCCACCCGGTCAGGGCCACGGAGACGCGCCCGTTGTACCAGTTCTTCGCCGCCCCGTGAATGCGAACGCGCTCGCCTTCTTCGATCCAGGGTTGGTCGCTCGCAACCCACGACGTCAGCTTCGTACGCCCGCTCTCGTCTTCGATGAGCCCCACCTGGGAAATGGCTGCACTTGACGGCTCCCACAGCTGCGTCACCGTCCCTTCGATGCTCACCTCTTTGCAACCAATCTCCTCGAGTTTCCCAATGGGAACCACCTGCCCTGACGCCGTCTCCAGCTCCTCGTACACCCCGACGACTGCGCTCATCAGATCTTTTCCATCGACGACGACCTCAGCCAGCCGCCGGCTAATCGCCGCTCGCGACCAGCCATCCAGCTTTTCCGTCAGCCGCATCGACTGTCTGTTCACTGCCGCCAACTGCTCCTGGGTGAGTTCTGCACGAGGATCGTCTCGCTCCGGGTCCGCCATCGGATCCACGCTCGCCGCTCGCTTCTGGAACGCAGCACGCCGCTCAGCGCTTCGCTTCGCCGCGACCGTTCGCGTCCGCTCTTCCCGACCGTTCTGCGTCCCCAGTTCGGCCTGGGCACTGATTCGCTCCAGTTCGGCCTCTCGCGCCCGAATGCGCTCTTCCTGTTCGAGGGTCGCACCGTGAATCCGCTCGTCACTGGTATCGACCATCCCGTCCGGGTGGTTGGCATCGACCTTCGCCTGGATCTCCATCTGCACCGTTGCCTGGAATTTCGGCGTCTCGTCAACGACCTCAAAGTCATCTTCATCGACTTCTG includes:
- a CDS encoding ImmA/IrrE family metallo-endopeptidase is translated as MATTSDSSASFEETDTRKDEMHSTIEQWIDDLVNDVDAAQASDEFQEWLDVQSRFHDYSHRNTLLINLQCPEATKVAGFNTWRNEFDRHVQEGEQAIWIWAPIITKQCPACENSPSYHEDSDCDYDERPPEEWSKGVVGFKPAAVFDISQTEGEALPELETEVTGDAEDLVPVLREAADDLGVTVHIVNADEWVHGDAKGVCKQRDIHDFTPIVAAKARPNQADLAVTLIHEYAHVLLHFDVDDEDERSKREVEAEAVAYIVGRYCGLDTSGSAFYLAAWHGDDPEVIQDRLGRISLTAQEIIETIAEG
- a CDS encoding putative sulfate/molybdate transporter — protein: MAHSSDYEQTPAIDFSVGEFTGALGDSVTVFPIVVAIGALTDLSLTHLLLGFAVFQVVWGLYYGLPMSVEPMKALAALVIAGSLTAGELAVAGLLAGGILLVVGWTGTLGRITQYIGQPVIRGVQVAVALILLETGIQLSLNSVPFALIAVAIAGIVILAGYHRASALVVLCVGVGITVAQTGLPTPVYPTVAVDLPNTQALSIAAVEGTIAQLAMTVGNAAVATSLLLSDFYDADVSADELASSMGVMNLVAIPLGAMPMCHGSGGVAGKYAFGARTAGSNLILGVIYAIAAVIAVGIVAAFPLSMLGVVLALIAVELGRAGLKTDHLALTIGIGLVGLVANVGIAFVLGALGYLLLQRLQ
- a CDS encoding transcription initiation factor IIB, encoding MATREIYETTFDEDVQTETESNQCPECNGWVTTNAIETICEDCGLVIDEQRIDHGPEWRPHDQDQRKRTGAPLTAARHDRGLSTEIGRRIDANGNELSKQKRQRLARMRREQSRGRFQSKAERNLAQGLGEIRRIASALEFTESVRDQACQLFRSAQTEDLLRGRSIEAMAAASVYGACRCNGLSRTLEGIVDAARVEQSRVKSAYKTVNRELGLPAQPVRPSEFIPSIASELDVSDAIRQRARRLAEEAESTSATTGVRPSGFAAACLYKAGHEEGRWLTQTEVAEAANVTTPTIRSHQDTLAELAL
- a CDS encoding metallophosphoesterase family protein, with protein sequence MTSSNNKLDFEVTVEDAAGHTISLKVWSTHSLSLSLTEGHQYELENVRGRYWSQGGTRHYQLDSTKDLTVTELGPPGDNATRLLIVGDTHVGYRHRRRDKKAKGARELDARDRFRAVMNQANTLDADGVIHAGDIFDHVAIGSDRSFVINNLKSEFNIPFYYIYGNHDEPASRRTVDGATEDVSGIERLSTVGESVGEMDVTLFGIDYSYDNFPGQPLKTSAQSVLTNANVLVVHDTPYPVQNGKGHLMYQKRGADFRVAVKQTSVDIDLIVSGHMHVGQQGTLDEFQTPVLVTGAPTPINNRKENNNPSTWLLRVTEDGIDGITRHPL
- a CDS encoding low molecular weight phosphatase family protein — translated: MTKIAFVCVGNAGRSQMATALAERERDTRALDIEIVTGGVDPADSVHDDVIEALQEEGIDISDRKPREITPADIEDATHVVTMGCSVEQFQPDGWSGESEVWDLDASDTGAQLEEFKRRVSRFFDNLSEEEQ
- a CDS encoding DNA-binding protein; protein product: MSSNNGTSNVVSVDEQAFEKADEAEVDEDDFEVVDETPKFQATVQMEIQAKVDANHPDGMVDTSDERIHGATLEQEERIRAREAELERISAQAELGTQNGREERTRTVAAKRSAERRAAFQKRAASVDPMADPERDDPRAELTQEQLAAVNRQSMRLTEKLDGWSRAAISRRLAEVVVDGKDLMSAVVGVYEELETASGQVVPIGKLEEIGCKEVSIEGTVTQLWEPSSAAISQVGLIEDESGRTKLTSWVASDQPWIEEGERVRIHGAAKNWYNGRVSVALTGWSTVMFPERGRWWE
- a CDS encoding RidA family protein → MIDRGTKTKYVTPASAAADVPYVSETIDGTSTAIYFEFHTDCHVMARKQIAPDGLIDASSIGYSHGIVVDGTFFMSGQVGWNEEFELAGEDITSQTLKAFENVEILLEDIDRSLNDVTKVTAHVVKLQTNRDAFFEVWNDVFADPPYPCLTLLGPQQLAQDGLLVELEVEVPVED
- a CDS encoding helix-turn-helix transcriptional regulator, yielding MYDLTGFQRDLLYVAAGLDEPHGLAIKDELENYYEKEIHHGRLYPNLDTLVDKGLIEKGEADRRTNVYSVTRRGRREIEDRGQWEDQYIGDIL